The following are from one region of the Cottoperca gobio chromosome 13, fCotGob3.1, whole genome shotgun sequence genome:
- the socs9 gene encoding LOW QUALITY PROTEIN: suppressor of cytokine signaling 9 (The sequence of the model RefSeq protein was modified relative to this genomic sequence to represent the inferred CDS: inserted 2 bases in 1 codon) translates to MSLPKESGNRGKGRERGARPKVRQSRSEERRDAGSVRKGGKGKKKGLSTHEPAAERPVSDGFEYGELLSDIETRDRSSSSSLKESCKWQGLEAAASLLGQERVTARPVLGTVSSATEMPGECEGRGSSGSRTPWQKIQDAMGQCFPIKTHSPAAPAPSPQALSSSAASASSRRLIHLSELMLDDCPFPVGSELAQKWYLIKQHTGPXITQPPVLDPAVVCSAPTLAMAAVVEDVDDRLRERRRISIEQGVEPPPNAEIHTFEVTAQINPLYKHGPKLAHGMNELAGADRASVHQQQQLLLQRQQQHQLLLQSCLDTLDEVVASASASASTSASASASASASASASASASASASTSASASVHTCDTIPNPLVDQEVTATNVPSKAILPPPKDHKSHDGYRIHTQIDYIHCLVPDLLPITNLPCYWGVMDRYEAETLLEGKPEGTFLLRDSAQEEYLFSVSFRRYGRSLHARIEQWNHNFSFDVHDPNVFHAPTVTGLLEHYKDPNSCMFFEPLLSNPIHRIQPFTLQQICRAVTSSCTTYDGINMLPIPTALKKHLKEYHYKQRVRVRPMDTWWE, encoded by the exons ATGTCATTACCAAAGGAGTCAGGAAACCGGGGGAAAGGTCGAGAGAGAGGGGCCCGTCCCAAGGTGAGACAGAGCCGCTCAGAGGAGAGACGAGACGCGGGCAGTGTACGGAAAGGtggaaagggaaagaaaaaaggccTTTCTACCCATGAACCAGCAGCTGAGAGGCCTGTCAGTGATGGCTTTGAGTATGGCGAGCTGTTGAGTGACATCGAGACCAGGGACAGatcgtcctcctcttctctgaAGGAGAGTTGTAAATGGCAGGGTTTGGAAGCTGCTGCCTCATTACTAGGACAAGAACGGGTAACAGCCAGGCCAGTACTGGGAACAGTTAGCTCTGCTACAGAGATGCCTGGTGAATGTGAGGGTAGAGGGTCAAGCGGCAGCCGCACTCCCTGGCAAAAAATCCAAGATGCAATGGGACAGTGTTTCCCAATAAAGACGCACAGTCCAGCTGCTCCAGCACCATCTCCACAGGCTCTTTCATCATCTGCCGCCTCTGCCTCCTCGAGGCGCCTGATCCATCTCAGTGAGTTGATGTTGGATGACTGCCCTTTCCCTGTAGGATCAGAGCTGGCTCAGAAGTGGTATCTCATTAAGCAACACACAGGCCC CATTACCCAGCCTCCCGTGCTTGATCCTGCAGTAGTGTGCAGTGCACCAACCTTAGCCATGGCTGCTGTGGTGGAGGACGTGGATGACCGGTTGCGAGAGCGCAGGCGCATCAGCATCGAACAAGGCGTTGAGCCACCACCCAATGCAGAGATCCACACATTTGAGGTGACGGCCCAAATTAACCCCCTCTACAAGCATGGCCCTAAACTGGCTCATGGTATGAATGAGTTAGCCGGGGCCGACAGAGCCTCCGTACATCAGCAACAGCAGCTTCTTCTCCaaagacagcagcagcaccagctccTTCTACAGAGCTGTTTGGACACTCTGGATGAGGTGGTTGCCTCAGCCTCAGCCTCTGCCTCAACGTCAGCATCAGCCTCAGCCTCAGCCTcagcctctgcctctgcctctgcctctgcctctgcctctgcctcaaCATCAGCATCAGCCTCTGTCCACACCTGTGATACTATCCCCAATCCTCTGGTTGACCAGGAGGTTACAGCGACCAACGTGCCATCTAAGGCTATACTTCCTCCGCCCAAAGATCACAAATCTCACGATGGCTACCGCATTCACACTCAGATTGATTACATTCACTGTTTAGTTCCAGACCTGCTACCGATCACCAACCTCCCCTGTTACTGGGGGGTGATGGACCGCTACGAGGCAGAGACGCTGCTGGAGGGTAAGCCCGAAGGCACTTTCCTGCTGCGTGACTCTGCACAGGAAGAATACCTCTTCTCCGTTAGCTTCCGCCGCTACGGCCGCTCGCTACATGCACGCATTGAACAGTGGAACCACAATTTTAGCTTTGACGTACACGACCCCAATGTCTTTCACGCTCCCACAGTTACGGGGTTGCTGGAGCACTACAAGGACCCAAACTCGTGCATGTTCTTTGAGCCCCTGCTGTCCAACCCCATCCATCGGATACAGCCCTTCACCCTGCAACAAATCTGCCGAGCGGTCACAAGCAGCTGCACTACCTATGATGGCATTAACATGCTTCCCATTCCAACTGCTTTGAAAAAGCACCTGAAAGAATACCACTATAAGCAGAGAGTACGTGTACGGCCAATGGATACCTGGTGGGAATga